The genomic interval GCCGCGTGCCCGGGGTCTCCTGTATGTACCCCGTGAGACTCTCTCTGGGGTGCCGCGTGCGTGCAGCGGCATCCGCCGACCGCAATAGGATGGTCAGGTGACCTACGTCATTGCCCTTCCCTGCGTGGATGTCAAAGACCGCGCCTGCATCGATGAATGCCCCGTCGATTGCATCTACGAGGGCGACCGCATGCTCTACATCCACCCCGACGAATGCGTCGACTGCGGTGCGTGTGAGCCGGTCTGCCCCGTCGAAGCGATCTACTACGAGGACGACCTGCCGGATGAGTGGGCCGACTACTACAAGGCGAACGTCGAGTTCTTCGAAGAGGTCGGATCCCCGGGCGGCGCCGCCAAGGTCGGCGTGATCCCCGGAGACCACCCGGTGGTCGCCGCGCTGCCGCCTCAGGGCGACTGACGCGTGGCGCTCGAGCTCCCCGACTTCCCGTGGGACACCCTCGTCCCGTACGCGGAGACGGCTCGCGCACATCCTGACGGCATCATCGACCTCTCGGTCGGCTCACCCGTCGACCC from Salinibacterium sp. ZJ70 carries:
- the fdxA gene encoding ferredoxin, with amino-acid sequence MTYVIALPCVDVKDRACIDECPVDCIYEGDRMLYIHPDECVDCGACEPVCPVEAIYYEDDLPDEWADYYKANVEFFEEVGSPGGAAKVGVIPGDHPVVAALPPQGD